A single window of Channa argus isolate prfri chromosome 12, Channa argus male v1.0, whole genome shotgun sequence DNA harbors:
- the LOC137137009 gene encoding GTPase IMAP family member 9-like isoform X2, translating to MASEPFPTYTERPELRIALVGKTRTGKSATGNTILGRKAFQSKLSPSSTTRHCQKETGTFESQMVAVIDTPGLYDTKKTQDEVKKEIARSISFAAPGPHVFLVVLQPTRFTKEEQETVRIHQKMFGDKAASYTMALFTHGDDLKEEDVSIEELIGQSSDLSGFLKEFHGGYHVLDNRDKDPSQVRELLKKINAMVQRNGGNYYTHEMFQEAERAIREEMTRLQKENPNMGQEEARKKAEKDNSYIRAFVMGTAATCGALAGGFLGSFGGPVGTAAGAAAGVMLADKCILQ from the coding sequence acacagagaggcCAGAGCTCAGAATTGCACTTGTTGGGAAAACTAGAACTGGCAAGAGTGCAACAGGAAATACCATCTTAGGAAGGAAGGCTTTTCAATCAAAGTTGTCTCCTTCCTCAACGACTAGACACTGTCAGAAGGAAACAGGAACGTTTGAGAGTCAGATGGTGGCTGTTATTGATACTCCAGGTCTGTATGACACCAAAAAAACTCAAGATGAGGTGAAGAAAGAAATCGCAAGATCAATCTCATTTGCTGCTCCTGGTCCTCATGTGTTCCTGGTTGTGCTGCAGCCGACCAGATTCACAAAAGAAGAGCAAGAAACAGTAAGAATCcatcagaaaatgtttggaGACAAAGCAGCATCATACACTATGGCCTTGTTCACCCATGGAGATGATCTGAAGGAGGAAGACGTCTCCATAGAAGAATTAATTGGTCAAAGTTCAGATCTCAGTGGCTTTCTCAAAGAATTCCATGGAGGTTATCATGTTCTTGACAACAGAGACAAGGATCCATCTCAAGTCAGAGAGCTGCTGAAGAAGATCAACGCAATGGttcagagaaatggaggaaactACTACACCCATGAAATGTTCCAAGAGGCTGAGAGAGCTATAAGAGAAGAAATGACTCGTCTTCAGAAAGAAAATCCCAATATGGGGCAAGAAGAGGCaagaaaaaaggcagagaaagacaACTCTTATATCAGGGCCTTTGTTATGGGGACTGCAGCCACTTGTGGAGCATTAGCTGGAGGATTTTTGGGAAGTTTTGGAGGACCAGTGGGAactgcagcaggagcagcagcggGAGTGATGCTTGCtgacaaatgcattttacagtga